The genomic interval tactccccAGACAAAACGCTACTATAAAAGTAGTCAACGTAGTAATCAGTGTACACAATGTGCTAATATATTTAGCTAAATTTATGCAAATATAGTTGCTGTCTGTCACGCTAAAATCTATTTAAATAGGTTATCAGCACGgatttgttgaaatgttgaGGGCTCAGTGAACCACGTGACCACGGCAGCGAgatcgagtgtcgtaactctgatTTTCAACAGCTCTGataacaacaaacacacacacacacacgcacgcacgcacgcacgcacacacacacacggcagcTGTCTGTATACACTTCTGTTTGTCTTGTGTCTGGTCAAAGGAACGGTTCGCCCAAAAATCACTTCTTCAGCCTCATGTGGAatgcaaaaatattacaaaagcaTCTACAAGTGGTACAGACTCACGCACTCCTTAAATCATTAAAGACGAGAGGAGAGATGAAGAGTTCCTCTTATCCTTCCTGAGGAAACAAACAGCAACATAAGAGCTGAATTACATGATGTAATGAGAAACTCTATTAGGTGAAGCAGACAAGGACCTGAGAGAGACACACCATCAgcaggacagagagagagagagagagggtgagtgtGAATGAAGGAGACTTCAGCCTTAGAGAGAAGAGATGAGCAACCTAATTGCAGCCTCCCGGCAAAACCGCGCGCGCGTTGTATAAGGCAATAAAAGGTTTGAGTGATGAAGAAAACTCAATGATGTTTCTCCATTAGACAGAAGTGCCTGCAAGCGACTGCAGATCTGCAGACCGACGGGCTGATAAAACTGAAAGAATGACATCCAGAGCTTTACAGATTATTTTGCCAAACAAGAAATCACTTTTTTACATTACAGctccattttttttacaatgtccAGTATTCAGTGGGGTCCAATATTTTTACCATGGAAATAAAGCTTTAGGATTTAGAGAATTGATGTCACGAATATATTTTTACTGTGAGAAATATTattatcttaaataataaagGCCTTTTCACAAGTGAACTTCActgtatttgtatgtatttttactCATATAAATATGTACTATGATGAACGCCACACAGAGATGCTCAGGCACTGTTTAcagtgatgatgatgaaaaCAAGTATAAAGATCATAAAAGGCATTTAATGACACACTTTAAGATGTTCTGCCGTGGATTGAATGGATTTTAGAATTGGTTAAACAGGTCAGAGATGATTGACAGACAGTGACAGGGCTGGTTAGTCTTATACTGGACGgagtatttacatttagttCATGTGTGTGATGGGAAATCCTGGAGAAAGTGTTGAAGCTGACACCACAAACAACAACAGACCGATGGAGAAacatgtgactgtgtgtgtataaCATACATGATGTATCTGACTGTTAAACCCACAACACctttactgtacacacacatacacacacactaaacatgacacacaaacacacaaggcACCCGTCAAGAAAACGTCCACGTCATTCAATGCTTACATTAGATTTGAccatttttaaacaacaaatattcaATGCAACACGAGCCTTACAGAAAAAagcatgaatttcacatgtgatcacatgttttttgcacatgatATTCATGtggcatttttgttttatatattactataatgtgaaaaaaataataattctttaaatttagtttttattcaATACCATTTCAATACTGCatcaaatgtcattttaaaataaaaacataataaaacagtatttaattactgtAGGATGAATTACATTAGACTGGTGGGGGCAATATTGTTTTCAACATCAAACAATTGAGATTTTTACTGTTACTACAGAATAAAACACCACGATACAGGTGATTTTTATAAAGCTCCCCGCCTCCAAACATCTGCTGATGTCAcagtaaaaacaacacaacaacacacatctGTGATGATCGACACACTGTAATATCACAACTGTCACCAGCAGTTTACAGGTGAAGGGTTTCCATACACTGAGCTGATGATGAAAACACACAGTCATCCATCCTCCTCCAGCGAATATAACATTGGTTTGGCATTTTCAATCTGAAGGCTggacatgtatatatatataaatatatataacacGCCTTTTATAAGAGATATCACAGACATTAAACCTGTCATTTCATTTCAGCTGAACAGAAGAACCCAGACAGTAGTTAACCAATTATCCTGAAAccccagagaaagagagagagagagagagagagagagggagagagagagagagagagagagagagagagagagagagagagNgagagagagagagagagagagagagagagagagagagagagagagagagactacaATCACTTTATCTAGCTAATGTAACTAAACATATTCCAGCACATTGATGAATAATGCATTCATAGTTAAAGTTTGAAACATGATGTGGTTGATTAATGATGACTGATTGTGTGTTATATAGTATAAATCATCAGCGGATGATGGCAGAACTGAACTGAACACTGAGATTTAGAGAACAGACACTAGTGTGACCTTACAGCACTGATATATCATCTGTCAGACAAAACATCCACATCTACGGTAACCAGCACAACCcaaacacgcacgcgcacgtacgcacacacacacacacacacacacgcacgcacacacacacacacacaagaacacTCACACATTACCGGATCTGTCTGATCTTCAATCTTCAATTTTTCAATCAAAAAACGAATCATGTCAACATCTCCAGCAGGATGATATTAAATCGACAATGACTTTATTAATGTCTCATTCGTCACAGTATTTGAAGTGATTCATAATTCACTTTCTCCACAATGTCACACACTACACATACTGTAGATTCAGTGTTTCCTCATGAAGATTTAAACAAGTTGTATGTTTTAGTGATTCTCTGTGATCATATTAGCCAAGTTCGATTTGTTAcccacatgtaaaaatactgtagcatACTAAACAATTACAATAGTACACTGTGGTAAACATTTCTAGACGCTAATGTTTTGCActatatagtaaatactaaagtatactacagtatttacaagtcTATCAAATCACTGTTGTAAGTACTAAAGAATACTAGGAATTACAATAATATTGTGTAGTATATTACAATGACTAAATTAcactaattaaaatgttttttacatctGGATATAACTATAAAGCAGTTTTTAACAGCTGTGAAAACCACGAATTATCTGCTTATTATTAAGAACGAATTAATATCCTTTGTAAAATGATCttaaacattcattcattcacattgtGATAGCAACATAGAATTAGTCTTTTCCTCTTTTCTCACAAGTTCCGAAGAAGCGAAACATTCACAGAAATAAAACTTCACATGTATGTAATGGTTTAGTTTTCAAGTAAAGCACTGTCACTTTTTTTCTCTCGTGTTGTGATGTGTATCTGACCTGCCAGAATTGCTTTTCCAGGATGCGTGAGTTTCCCCGCGGGCGCGGCTGCGCGTTCACGCGTCATCTTCACTCAACAAATGTTTCTGTGAGAGCAGCGCGCGATCCGCCGACCATAGACTGATGACATGAGACTGGCCTCAGCCAATCACCGCACAGAGGCCGAGCACAGGGCGgggctctcgctctctctctctttttcgaTGGGTGAAACTCGTTTTTAAGGTGGACTGAATCTTCCCCACCCTAAAACTCCATCACATCATATGAATTTAAAACGTGATATACTGAAAAAATACATGTAGTACATGTTGCTTAAAAACCGAGAAAAGAGCTGCCTTTCACATTTCACTTGATTAAGAAACCCGTGCACGTGCACAAAACACAAACCCAGCAGTGAAGAGAGAAATAATGCAGCGTGTGACTTCATGTTAAAGAAAACATCCAAACGAACATAAAATATTGTCAATATTTCTCCACTCACCCTCCTGccattatgactttcttctgtggaacagacAAACAGATATTTCGAGGGATTCTTCCATAAGTGTACAGTACaactgttaaagggacagttcacctaaaaataaacattctgtcaccCTTTACTCACTTTGATTTCCTCAAACAACAtagagatgaataaataatgacagaattcgCAATTCTTTGGTGATCTATTTTTAagtaacacacgcacacatgggCAGATGGAGGCGCTAACAGAAATAACAGAGATGTGTGTAACATCTGACAAACAGCATGTTTAATGCGTGTAAACTTTATTCTTCTGTGTTTCTGACACAACACAGATTTTCTTGTTAAACTCGCAACAGTCTGACTGTGTTTCTCAGCATTTAACGCAATCtcacttttttgtctttttctaaTCGTTTTTCCTAAGAAAATCCTGGACATGTTTCCAGACAGTGCTTGTGGCGCACAGAAGAACATGCGTAGGTAACATATCAAAGGTTTGCTTCATGCCTTCGGCGTCTTTCATGGCTTACACGTCAACTTCAAACCTTACTGATACACGAGCGATGGAGACAGACACACATTTGTTTGAGCTCATCGCTGAAATCTCCACATGCATATGTGATGTCACGGCATTCTCATTAACAGCGCGTTGTGTTCATTTTGTACCATTGAAATGTACAGTAGTACCgctttaaatgtaaacaaaagacaaataaaactgcagaataaaacaattaaagatGGATGAGAAGTGATAAACAGacagtgtgttgtgtgtttgtgttcatggtAACTCTCAGTAGtgtccgcgtgtgtgtgtgtgagcatctCCAGCACAGTGAGTGTGGTTTAGTGTCGCTCTCTTCTCTTGTTCTCTTGTTAGTTCAGTGCTCATGTGGTGATAAAACATATTGACATGAAGATGACGGATTGAAAGCTGCATGTCTGTTTGACTGCAGATAAACAACATTTAGCGGGAGCTCTGGATGCAGCGGCCGAGCATCCGCAGGCACATATTTCCCAGAATTCCCAGCAGGGGCGCTGTGGCACATCAAGGCTGAAGGTTGAAGCCGTATGCTGGAGGAACAAATCCAGGAGCAGAGTATCCGTAACCCGGGAAACCCGACTGAGGTGCGACGGGTGATTGATTGCTGGTCACCATCGACTGTTGccctgcacacacacgcacacacacacacacgcacacgcgcacatgcacacacacacacacacacacacacacacacacgcacacacacacacacgcacacacacacacacacaggtcacTATGAAATGTACTTGACGTGTGTAATTCTATGTATGAAAGAGAAAAGATTTCTTCACTAGAGTTACCCAACACTATGGACGTGGCTTCAGGGACGTCATCTTCTGAAACTCTCTTGGTTTCTCCTTGCTGAAGTTCATCCacctgtgtgagagagagaaacatcaCTGTCATCACTGTCAGATTGTGTGTTTACTTCACGCATCACACACTCGACCTCACACACCTTCAGCAGATCAACACACAGCGTCTGAACGCTCAAGTCACTGGAGGAGAAGCTCAACTGTCTGTGATGTTTGCTTACAGCAGATCATGCAaatgcccaaaacactcacGCATTACATGCCAATATTGCATTCACTTCAGCATGATGTGAAATACAGTTAGAAGAGGTTTTAGATATTGTGGGAGTGATCATCATGTTaagtttttttaaaatcattttatagTTCTTTTTCTTAAGCTAAAATTTCTAaattaatcttaaatctatacaATAAtcctaaaatctaaaaaaatatatttaaatattcacaATACGTTTTTTACTATTATAAAATATCCATGAAATATCCACAATAACCTTAAAACCcctaaaacatcttaaatctCTAAAAGAATACTAAAATCTCTAAATTaatcttaaatatttaaaagtattttagaatctcaaaatgaatttaaaattcctaaaaaaagtcttaaaataTTCACAATAACTTTAGAATCCCTAATcctctaaaataaaaatacatttctaaataaataaaataaagaatctTAATATCTTAATATTTAAACTCAATTATTCTTAAATTTCTAAGATTTTTTATATAACAATGTTAAAATCTCCACAATAATCCTAAAATCCCAAAAGACATcttaaatttataaaataatcttaaaatatttaaattaatccAAAATTACTAAAACAATCTCTTAAATAAtcttaaaatattcaaaataatcttaaaagctctaaaaaaaatcttctatCTCTACAATAATATCTTCtatctctacacacacacacatctgtgatGCTCCAGATTAATTGTTAAGCATGTCATTAATTAATTattgaatgatcattttgctCTTGTAGCAATCAACAGTTTTGACTCAAGGGCCTGCAGCTAAATCTGACAGCGTGTGACTGCCACCTGCAGATCAAACCGAGATACTGCATCTGTAAACATCAACAGCTCAACACAGCCTCAAAAAACCAGCGAGAAGAGGTTGTCATGGTAACAGGTGTGGCGAACATGAGTATCTACTGCTCATCTTTCTGTTACGCATTTAAATTGTGTCTCTTactcacaaacacaacaaacaaacaaaaagtactTTTACAGGTATAAAGCAGTGGATTATGGGTAATCAAGCATACTACTGAGTCTACATGcactaagagagagagagggagtcaGAGACCTTCACTTGTCTGGCTAACTCATCCACCTGTAGATGAGGGAAAGTCACGTGAGCTTTCACATGTTCACATATCATTAACATTGTCCATAActtctaaataaaaatgaaatgtacagCACACGGCACAAAACCTTACAGACATGTCATTGCATCTgtcatgtgtttatgtgtgtgaggCATATTTGTCATACACACCTTCCTCAGGTACTCTCTCATCACCTGAATGAAGTAAGGCATGGTGAAGTCTACGAGGCCGTGTCTCCAGGCCAGCTCCACAACAACATCAGGAGCCAGAAGATCATAACAGGTGAAGAGGCAAGCGGCGAAACACTCCCGCTTCCCCTCCTCAACAAACCAGCGCAAGAGATCCTGAGCCAGAGCGCCGTCCTGCGACTCAGCAGCGTACCGCATGGCATCCtgacacagacaaacaaaagCATCTGTGATAACAATGCAGTCGAGATCATGACAGCTGCAGCTTCACAGTACCTTATCCAGTTTGTCTCTCTTGCAGAGCTGAATGCTTTGAGTCCAGCGCTGGTTTCTCTTGTAGAGATATGCAGCGATGCGTCTGAACTCCAGCAGATCATGTGACTCCAGACGCTGAGCTAAAGCAATACTGTCAACGTTATCATACGCGTCTAGAGAGGCTCGCAGACCCtgaatgaaacacacacacacatcatcactaATGTCTGCtcttaactgtgtgtgtgtgtgtgtgtgtgtgtgtgtgtgtgcgtgtgtttgtgcatgtgtgtgtgtgtgtgcgggcacaaaagcttataaattgtacagaacgataatttttgaaaatctaaaaatgcaaaaagtgttctatgatctttagggttagggataggggatagaatatacagtttctacagtataaaaacattacgcctatggactgtccccacggggatagtaaaccaaagcgtgtgtgtgtgtgtgcgcgtgtgtgtgtgtgtgtgtgtacctgatAGTCCTCTTCATCTGTCAGCAGGTTGTTAAGCGCTTCATTCACAGTTCTGTTATTGTGGTTCTGCACTGATCTCAGATACGGCTTAACCAACCTCAGCTGATTcacctacaaacacacacaaatcatcATCAGTGTGCAGGTGTGTTTACAGTTAGCGACAGCTCTGTCTGTTTTAACTTTATTAATACCGCTCTTCATACAACACAACCAGCtttatagaaaaaaacagaaaatattgtgtgtgtgtctgcgtgtgcgtgtctgtgtgtgtgttcatgtttgtatatcccggtggggacctaaacctgaatacacaccaacacatggggactcgtgtcaccgtggggaccaaaattgaggtcctcatgggcacaacagctaataaattgtacagaacaatattttttacaaatctaaaaatgcaaaaagtgttctatgatctttaggtttagggatagggttagggataggggatagaatatacagtttgtacagtataaaaacattacgcctatggactgtccccacggggatagtcaaccaaagcctgcgtgtgtgtgtgtgtgtgtgcgtgcgtgcgtgcgtgcgtgcgtgcgtgcgtgtgtgtgtgcgtgcgtgtgtgtgtttaccctGCTGAAGAAGCTGACGGTTCTGGTGTGGTCCAGTCGAGGTGTCAGAACAGACAGCAGATCGTTGAGCAGAAGGGGTTTAAAGTCCAAATAAAACGGCAGAGATTTATAATAAAGTTCCACATTTGCCACCTACAGGAgagacacacaaaacacacaagatcAAACCTGTGACACACATCGACAAACAACCTCATTAGAATAAACACAACATCTCTTGACTATCTCAGTTGCAATGGCGAGCAGTCCGCTGCCTTCTCAAAAATCTCATTTGTCTCCATTTCAATTTCACAATCACATCTGTTGTCAAGACACCAaaagtaaatgacaaaattagaGATTGGATCCCAATATGAACTATGCATGTTCGTTTTTTTGTGGCTCTACGATTTGAGTCTCCCGAGCAATGAAAGAGAAATCTCAGAGCGTGTTACCTTGACGATGAGCTCTTTAAATGTGGCGTCTCTCCAGGCGTCTGTAGGGTgactcatcatcatcacaatgGCGTTGTCATACTCTTCATATTTATCATGCAGAAACACAAGCTCCGCCCACAGATGGGCCTGTTCCGCCGCTCGTAACACCTGACCAATCACAAGACACGAGCTGTTAGGCTCAGtttgtcaacacaacacaactgaGCCGGTCATTTTAAGATGTCGTCTGAGCTGTGGATGAAACTGGTTTCAGACCTTTGGGATGTTGACTCTGGACCAGAAGAGCTCCAGATGTTCTCTCATCCTCTGAGGTTTGTATTTGGAGTAGAGGATCGCCAGCTCTGTGAACATGCCCATGTGAGCGCGCTCCAGTCCTAGCGCACCCTCCAACAACACCATCAGATCCTCAAAATACCCACGATCCTGAGAggcaaacacacagagagagagagacacgtgtgTCTTCCTGCTACAATATAAGACTGAATCTGACCTGACtttttttgtcaactttttgTATATACCGCCACAGAACAAAATGAAGAGATCATTAGATGTATCatggtcatttcagtccagtgtctgttgaatttcaacaaaatcaaacctcaggagtgacaaataCAAGCAACAGCAATGTAAAGGACGGACAgcaaatccaggttatcacataaaaaaatcatatttcaacttttcctaaatacatgaaGAAATATGACTGTGGTATTGCTTTGAAGtaaatctgaacttgttttctttgccgtgtTTGAGGTCTGGAAACATACAGAGCATCTTCACAcacgtttctccagttttcattttctgcaaatacgtgcaaatagaaacaagatTTTGATATTTGATTTTGGAGAAATATTGCTAgcagtttacagaatgaaacaaaatgatctATAActataaattcagaaaaactgaaaatcgTTTTTGAACGGTCTCTCATTTTTCCCCGTGATTGTTTTCGTCATAGCGAAAGCACACTTTTATCGCagctgagacagagagagacaaagaaaaAGACACCGGGCTGTTTATCTGTGGACTCAAGTCCTCCTCTGATGAAACTCGATGATTTCTTGCAGATgtaatgaagatgatgatgaagattcTTTACCTGATAGTAGCTGATCAGTTCTTCCAGTTCATCAGCGTGAGTCACTATGTGAAGACCGGAGACCTGCGCCAACCGGAATTCCTCTCCATCTACACACGCAAAAcacacctgacacacacacacacacacacaatatccaTCACTACCTTGTGTCCTTACCAGCATTACGAAATTAACCCGCCACAGTTGTCAACAGTATTGCTTTAGATTTTCCGCGGTGGTTTGGATCTTCACCTCTTTCCACGTGCGTGTGCAGCTGGCTTTACGTGCGCTGTCCACGGCCGCCTGAAACTCGCCGAGGTGAACCAGCGTGGACGCCAGACGAGCAAAATTAGACACGTTATTAAAGAGCAGCCGCGCCGCTTCAAACATCTTCTCTTCATAACATCTCTCACCAACCTACAGACGCAAACATTTACACTGGACATAAAACTGCTGTGAGGCTCATGACGGTCACAGGCAAGttaaaagtaatcaattactagttactaatgacatattcaatagtgtagttagaatcagtggttctcaaacttttacgttgtaaggccccctttgtgttaagtgtatcgctttgcggccccccatatgaagacgtataatcttaaacttagaattttaattaaaccaaaaacattcagttatacaatgctggaacctcaattcttttggttggtggtgtcatttttctgatgtttgattgcataaaatctatgataaatttctatatttcataaaatgccacaaaatctgtggcccccctggatccatcttggggccccccagggggccacggcccccagtttgagaaccactgagttagatgactgtacaaatgactctctccaaaaagtattgaatgacttattactaatgactttctatatcctacatcaaccttgattactTAAGTGATTCAatgatagacatgaaacgactcttaattcattccaataaataatattaaactacataaagtactcttattaactgaccaaagtatgacaaatgtgagaattatacattaaagcacagattttcaAGTTCGACTTTGAatgttgatgtcaattccactattgcactcGCATATATAACTAAGTATTAttaagtatttagtttaattacttcagaagtaactgtaattcaattatggaaaaataagagtaatcccttactttacttttccagggaaaagtcattaaattacaataaacaattacttagtaactagttacacccaacactggtcacagGTGACAGATCTCAGAGaatacacaaaaatgacatGTGTAATCCTGTGTTCAGCTTCATACTTGTTGTATGTGAGCGTTATTGGGTCCGTTGATGAAATCTTCCATCTCTGTGAGACGCTTTGTTTTGGCCAGAGCGAAGATGAGCTCGGTGTCTAAATAagactctctcgctttctttctgGCCATTTGAAGAAAGTTCACCAGATCCTCCCAGCTGCCTGTTAAAACAGACGAACACGCTCAACAAACCCTTTTCTTAGAGAAAAAAGCACGAGGGTAAAGTGTCATCCGCTCACCGTTTCTACCGGCCGCGTCGATCACCTCCATGTACGCAGACGCGTCTCCTGCTTTGATGTAAGAGTCGATGGCTTCTTTCACCAGACCTCTGTGAAGATGAGCCTGAGCGAGACGACTCCACACCGCCCCGTCCCCGCAGCGCTCGGCAAACTCATACGCACGCTCCAGATTCCCAATGTGCTCGATCAGAACCTGCGAATCGGGTGTGAATTTAAAGCGTCAGTCCTCAAATACAAGCCGTCATTAAAGCgtctgatgtgtgtttgtgtacctgTATGGCGGAGGTGTTGACATCAAACTTCTTAAAGATGGAGAAGGCTTCTTCGTACAGTTCGTTGCTAATGGCGATGTTGGCGATGTCAGGGGCATCGTAATTGTCCAGACGGTTGATGTACTCCATGACCCGCGTGCGGTCCGCTTTAATGGCTGTCAATATCAGCAGATTCTGCAGGTTTCTGGCGTAGAGAGAAGCGTTTTTTTAGCTGAGACGTCGAAAATGTGTACGAGGGAGATTTTCATTGCttaattatttgcaaaaaccacAGTGAGACATCAAAGGTGACCAAAAGTAAACCGTTTATGGAACAAAGAAAACTG from Triplophysa rosa unplaced genomic scaffold, Trosa_1v2 scaffold76_ERROPOS988761, whole genome shotgun sequence carries:
- the LOC130551189 gene encoding clathrin heavy chain 1-like translates to MLLRGVMRSAPDQGLQFAQMLVQDEEPLVGISQVVDVFMEGNLVQQCTSFLLDALKSNRPEEGPLQTRLLEMNLVHAPQVADAILDNQMFTHYDRAHIAQLCENAGLLQRALEHYSDPHDIKRAIVHTHLLNPEWLVNFFGSLSVGDSVECLRAMLASNLRQNLQHCVQIASRYHEQLGTQTLVELFESFKSNEGLFYFLGSIVNFSQDPDVHLKYIQAACRTGQIKEVERICRESSCYNAEHVKNFLKEAKLTDQLPLIIVCDRFHFVHDLVLYLYRSNLQKYIEIYVQKVNPSRLPVVVGGLLDVDCSEDTIKSLIEAVRGDFSTDQLVEEVEKRNRLKLLFSWLESRVQDGCEEAATHNALAKIYIDSNNSPERFLRENPHYDSVTVGRYCEKRDPHLAFVAYERGQCDLELIQVCNENSLFKSESRYLVRRKDPDLWARVLQETNPYRRPLIDQVVQTALPETQDAEELSVTVKVFMTADLPNELVELLEKIVLDNSIFSEHRNLQNLLILTAIKADRTRVMEYINRLDNYDAPDIANIAISNELYEEAFSIFKKFDVNTSAIQVLIEHIGNLERAYEFAERCGDGAVWSRLAQAHLHRGLVKEAIDSYIKAGDASAYMEVIDAAGRNGSWEDLVNFLQMARKKARESYLDTELIFALAKTKRLTEMEDFINGPNNAHIQQVGERCYEEKMFEAARLLFNNVSNFARLASTLVHLGEFQAAVDSARKASCTRTWKEVCFACVDGEEFRLAQVSGLHIVTHADELEELISYYQDRGYFEDLMVLLEGALGLERAHMGMFTELAILYSKYKPQRMREHLELFWSRVNIPKVLRAAEQAHLWAELVFLHDKYEEYDNAIVMMMSHPTDAWRDATFKELIVKVANVELYYKSLPFYLDFKPLLLNDLLSVLTPRLDHTRTVSFFSRVNQLRLVKPYLRSVQNHNNRTVNEALNNLLTDEEDYQGLRASLDAYDNVDSIALAQRLESHDLLEFRRIAAYLYKRNQRWTQSIQLCKRDKLDKDAMRYAAESQDGALAQDLLRWFVEEGKRECFAACLFTCYDLLAPDVVVELAWRHGLVDFTMPYFIQVMREYLRKVDELARQVKVDELQQGETKRVSEDDVPEATSIVLGQQSMVTSNQSPVAPQSGFPGYGYSAPGFVPPAYGFNLQP